From Actinopolyspora lacussalsi, a single genomic window includes:
- a CDS encoding cell division septum initiation protein DivIVA (product_source=COG3599; cath_funfam=1.20.5.620; cog=COG3599; smart=SM00397; superfamily=58113) yields MEDAADAVVPLRPGFDVGFRGFQREQVLEHLEVLENQLELVTIDRNEAARLNSDLRELYDRTRQELAETQQRLHHVESSETGLPAASQRVREMLELAEEELRAIREQAGHEAEVIRGSAESEANRLIEQAENTAGELHGQCERLLAELERRHERLHRDRARQLNELREREQRMRRSVRDAYKSLMSAARRDAAELVERTRRECGRQEAEAERHRRETLEEITRHRTELESLRDHVLNTLDTASDTIGASAVSLRKTPDRGEAPTPDESGQQGTARHDDASGQGDRETAEVAPESEVPRFVTSPTSIPVQLTPILPEAEDGTPEPASGTDGSAPENSVMASTPDPRVSEYEYEPPAGQSDAVAPHEEGITTVTGTVPGSLEEQDPAGRN; encoded by the coding sequence ATGGAAGACGCCGCCGACGCCGTGGTACCGCTCCGGCCCGGGTTCGACGTCGGGTTCCGCGGATTTCAACGAGAGCAGGTACTGGAGCATCTCGAGGTACTGGAGAACCAGCTCGAACTGGTGACCATAGACCGCAACGAGGCGGCTCGACTGAACTCGGATCTGCGCGAGCTCTACGACCGGACCCGCCAGGAGCTGGCCGAGACACAGCAACGCCTGCACCACGTGGAATCCTCGGAAACGGGCCTGCCCGCCGCGTCCCAGCGGGTGCGGGAGATGCTGGAGCTGGCCGAGGAGGAACTGCGGGCCATCCGCGAACAGGCCGGACACGAGGCGGAAGTGATCCGAGGTTCCGCGGAGAGCGAGGCGAACCGGCTGATCGAGCAGGCCGAGAACACCGCGGGCGAGCTGCACGGGCAGTGCGAACGGCTGCTCGCCGAGCTAGAACGCCGCCACGAACGGTTGCACCGCGATCGGGCACGACAGCTCAACGAGCTGCGGGAGCGGGAACAGCGGATGCGCCGGTCCGTCCGGGACGCCTACAAGTCGCTGATGAGCGCGGCCCGGCGGGACGCGGCCGAGCTCGTGGAACGAACCCGCCGCGAATGCGGCAGGCAGGAAGCCGAGGCGGAACGACACAGGCGGGAGACCCTGGAGGAAATCACCCGGCACCGCACGGAGCTGGAGTCGCTACGTGACCACGTGCTGAACACGCTCGACACGGCCAGCGACACCATCGGTGCCTCCGCGGTCTCACTGCGCAAAACGCCGGACCGGGGCGAAGCCCCGACGCCGGACGAGTCCGGGCAGCAGGGGACGGCGCGGCACGACGACGCTTCCGGTCAGGGGGATCGGGAAACGGCCGAAGTCGCCCCGGAGTCGGAAGTGCCCCGTTTCGTCACCTCCCCCACTTCGATCCCGGTACAGCTGACTCCGATCCTCCCCGAAGCGGAGGACGGGACGCCGGAACCGGCCTCGGGCACCGACGGCTCCGCACCGGAAAACTCGGTGATGGCGAGCACCCCTGACCCCCGCGTGAGTGAGTACGAGTACGAGCCCCCGGCGGGACAGTCGGATGCGGTGGCCCCCCATGAGGAGGGGATCACCACCGTCACCGGCACGGTTCCCGGCTCGCTGGAAGAGCAGGATCCCGCCGGTCGGAACTGA
- a CDS encoding hypothetical protein (product_source=Hypo-rule applied; transmembrane_helix_parts=Outside_1_14,TMhelix_15_37,Inside_38_214), with translation MTAELIPWAPAGWHLLRLGLAVLSGVLLTALPATILLVRARRRQQRLRRQLARLTTSTALLNGPGRNGQPRRVGTGVPQEDEAQHATSPEAGAAEPGDRADPARDEETRNRPVAPSGVDAPTEPDATAGTDVSERSARTEQPTTTGNPATENPTTGNFGAETHFGSEESAERFRREYIQPMDDSKQRLEELRMSLTGELRMEENGHSGDGQQQR, from the coding sequence ATGACTGCTGAGCTGATCCCGTGGGCTCCGGCCGGATGGCACCTGCTCCGGCTGGGGCTCGCGGTGCTTTCCGGAGTCCTGCTCACAGCGCTTCCGGCCACGATCCTGCTCGTTCGAGCACGGCGACGGCAACAACGGTTGCGCAGGCAACTGGCCAGACTGACCACCTCGACGGCCCTGTTGAACGGGCCGGGGCGCAACGGACAACCGAGACGGGTCGGAACGGGAGTTCCCCAGGAGGACGAGGCGCAGCACGCCACGTCCCCCGAGGCGGGCGCGGCGGAACCGGGTGACAGAGCGGACCCGGCACGGGACGAGGAAACCCGGAACCGGCCGGTCGCGCCTTCCGGTGTGGACGCACCCACCGAACCCGACGCGACGGCCGGAACCGATGTGTCGGAGCGATCCGCCCGAACCGAACAACCCACGACCACCGGGAACCCGGCCACAGAGAACCCGACCACCGGGAACTTCGGTGCCGAGACGCACTTCGGCAGCGAGGAGAGCGCGGAACGGTTCCGCCGGGAGTACATCCAACCGATGGACGACAGCAAACAACGGTTGGAGGAACTGCGCATGAGCCTGACCGGCGAACTGCGTATGGAGGAGAACGGGCATTCGGGCGACGGACAGCAACAGCGGTAG
- a CDS encoding cell division septum initiation protein DivIVA (product_source=COG3599; cath_funfam=1.20.5.620; cog=COG3599; smart=SM00150; superfamily=58113): protein MEDEAIVPLRPGFDNEFRGFNRKQVLEHIELLEDQIRILVTDRDEAIRLNEDQRRITDETRRQMEETAGELKRVQNADTGQPYITARMQHMLNMAEEEATAIREHANREAETIRGVAETDAERIRNEAENRAAELRQECSELVDDLEERRKRLDEEHASRAAQVEARAEQLKQSYRSTYEEALTAARRDADELLQNTRQRCGDLEEDARRRHSELMSELRSRAEQLEDLRSRLVQNMDAVATFVGQQRDVLSEQPRPLLIVEQPQREQAPSYATPGDEATGEAREALSPAEPEMPRESSVEERIPFQPDQQAAETGNRPIPVNPVTEDDPVHDEVPVLNRANPLGTDGENHPHSVDYGH from the coding sequence ATGGAAGACGAGGCCATCGTTCCCCTTAGGCCGGGGTTCGACAACGAGTTCCGCGGATTCAACCGAAAACAGGTTCTGGAACACATCGAACTACTGGAGGACCAGATCCGGATCCTGGTCACGGACAGGGACGAGGCGATCCGGCTCAACGAGGACCAGCGGCGCATCACCGACGAGACGCGCAGGCAGATGGAAGAAACCGCCGGTGAGTTGAAACGGGTGCAGAACGCCGATACGGGGCAGCCCTACATCACCGCGCGGATGCAGCACATGCTGAACATGGCGGAGGAAGAAGCCACCGCCATTCGTGAGCACGCCAATCGTGAGGCCGAGACGATCCGCGGCGTCGCCGAGACCGATGCCGAACGCATCCGGAACGAGGCGGAGAACCGCGCGGCCGAACTGCGTCAGGAGTGTTCGGAGCTCGTCGACGACCTCGAGGAACGCAGAAAACGTCTCGACGAGGAGCACGCTTCGCGCGCCGCCCAGGTCGAGGCGAGGGCCGAGCAGCTCAAGCAGTCCTACCGCAGTACCTACGAAGAGGCCCTGACAGCCGCGCGCAGGGACGCCGACGAGCTGCTCCAGAACACTCGTCAACGCTGCGGCGACCTGGAGGAGGACGCCCGTCGCAGGCACAGCGAGCTCATGAGTGAGCTGCGTTCCCGCGCCGAACAGCTGGAGGACCTGCGCAGCAGGTTGGTGCAGAACATGGACGCGGTGGCCACCTTCGTCGGGCAACAACGCGACGTGCTCAGCGAACAACCCCGACCGCTGTTGATCGTCGAACAGCCCCAGCGGGAGCAGGCCCCCTCGTACGCCACCCCCGGTGACGAGGCAACCGGCGAGGCACGCGAAGCGCTCTCCCCCGCCGAACCGGAAATGCCCCGGGAATCGTCGGTGGAGGAACGCATCCCGTTCCAGCCGGACCAACAGGCCGCGGAGACCGGCAACCGTCCGATCCCCGTGAACCCCGTCACCGAGGACGATCCGGTACACGACGAAGTACCCGTGCTGAACAGGGCCAACCCCCTGGGCACGGATGGCGAGAACCATCCCCACTCGGTCGACTACGGACACTGA
- a CDS encoding hypothetical protein (product_source=Hypo-rule applied), with product MCRRTEPFVGLRATTGDDELMITVNVADRKAESRSYELVA from the coding sequence GTGTGCCGGAGGACGGAACCCTTCGTCGGCCTCCGAGCCACCACCGGGGACGACGAACTGATGATCACGGTGAACGTCGCCGACCGGAAGGCCGAGTCGCGTTCCTACGAGCTCGTGGCCTAG
- a CDS encoding integral membrane protein (product_source=TIGR03954; cog=COG3180; pfam=PF12823; superfamily=82866; tigrfam=TIGR03954; transmembrane_helix_parts=Inside_1_11,TMhelix_12_34,Outside_35_48,TMhelix_49_68,Inside_69_74,TMhelix_75_97,Outside_98_127), producing MKPSVLLTGYRVMAYVTAVLLIALCVAMVGKYGWPSGTDVQHVGETATTVIGIAHGWLYMVYLVLALLITRLLRVPIGPMILVLLAGTIPFGAFFAEHKVVQWFRVWSTAKYGPAAGTTQQTGSAQT from the coding sequence GTGAAGCCGAGTGTTCTGCTGACCGGTTACCGGGTCATGGCGTATGTGACGGCCGTGCTGCTGATCGCACTGTGCGTGGCAATGGTGGGCAAGTACGGGTGGCCGAGCGGCACCGACGTGCAGCACGTCGGTGAGACCGCCACCACCGTCATCGGAATCGCCCACGGTTGGCTGTACATGGTCTATCTGGTGTTGGCACTGTTGATCACCCGGCTGTTGCGGGTCCCCATCGGGCCCATGATCCTGGTCCTGTTGGCCGGAACGATTCCCTTCGGTGCCTTCTTCGCCGAGCACAAGGTGGTTCAGTGGTTCCGCGTGTGGAGCACAGCAAAGTACGGTCCCGCGGCCGGGACAACCCAGCAGACCGGGTCGGCACAGACATGA